In one window of Gemmatimonadota bacterium DNA:
- a CDS encoding phytanoyl-CoA dioxygenase family protein produces MTELENAVYELDVYGFTVVEGVLSGDEVESMRRVLIRLAEEVGEEREGAGSCRHVANLPTLDPIFFPVIDHPRILPILEHYLEPSLILGSLNSRIVRPGDGDQGFHSDIPAEMLNMASPVMMNTVWMLDGFSPENGGTRVVPGTHRSGLPHPASDADVKYYVQPAAPAGSVLVFNGQCWHAGGANHGRANRHALFAHYRKRMLMFQYDPHEGFPAEWYGLLSNRQKEIMRMKHGVDTPRAADVQVFR; encoded by the coding sequence ATGACCGAGCTTGAAAACGCCGTTTACGAGCTGGACGTATACGGATTCACGGTGGTGGAAGGTGTCCTGTCCGGCGACGAGGTCGAATCGATGCGCCGGGTGCTGATACGTCTGGCCGAAGAGGTCGGCGAAGAACGGGAAGGCGCGGGGTCCTGCCGGCACGTCGCCAACCTGCCTACCCTGGACCCGATCTTCTTCCCGGTCATCGATCACCCCCGCATCCTGCCCATTCTCGAGCATTACCTCGAGCCGTCGCTGATCCTGGGAAGCCTGAACAGCCGCATCGTGCGTCCGGGAGACGGCGACCAGGGCTTTCACAGCGACATCCCGGCCGAAATGCTCAACATGGCCTCGCCGGTCATGATGAACACCGTGTGGATGCTGGACGGCTTCTCGCCGGAAAACGGCGGGACCCGGGTCGTGCCCGGCACCCACCGAAGCGGGCTTCCCCATCCCGCCAGCGATGCCGACGTGAAGTACTACGTGCAGCCTGCCGCGCCGGCGGGCAGCGTGCTGGTCTTCAACGGCCAGTGCTGGCACGCGGGCGGCGCCAACCACGGCAGAGCCAATCGGCACGCCCTGTTCGCCCACTACCGGAAACGCATGCTCATGTTCCAGTATGATCCCCACGAAGGGTTTCCTGCGGAGTGGTACGGCCTGCTTTCGAACCGCCAGAAGGAGATCATGCGCATG